A part of Arthrobacter dokdonellae genomic DNA contains:
- a CDS encoding MazG nucleotide pyrophosphohydrolase domain-containing protein: MDALARVVAELREHCLWTAALTHRSLIAYLVEESYELADVVEAPGDLDVQALKGELGDILYQVVLHALLQTEGGGFTLAEVADQLREKLIRRNSHVFRPDGTLQARFPESMAAIERNYAAEKDRERPGSKSVFDSLPASMPALALAAKTLERAGDRAAPGHLAGAPAQPSPPATEEELGELLFDVVRAAQARGLDAERALRTAVRRYQAQRP; encoded by the coding sequence TTGGACGCGCTAGCCCGGGTGGTCGCGGAGCTGCGCGAACACTGCCTGTGGACGGCGGCGCTGACCCACCGCTCGCTCATTGCCTACCTTGTCGAGGAATCATACGAGCTGGCCGACGTCGTGGAGGCGCCCGGCGACCTTGACGTCCAAGCGCTCAAGGGCGAACTTGGCGACATCCTCTACCAGGTGGTGCTCCACGCGCTGCTGCAGACGGAGGGTGGCGGCTTCACCCTGGCCGAGGTGGCGGACCAGCTGCGCGAAAAACTCATTCGGCGCAACAGCCACGTGTTCCGCCCGGACGGAACCCTGCAGGCCCGGTTTCCGGAATCCATGGCGGCCATCGAACGCAACTACGCCGCGGAAAAAGACCGGGAGCGTCCGGGCTCGAAATCGGTGTTTGATTCGCTGCCGGCGTCGATGCCCGCGCTCGCCCTGGCCGCGAAGACGCTCGAACGCGCCGGTGACCGGGCTGCCCCTGGGCACCTGGCCGGCGCCCCCGCCCAACCTTCCCCGCCGGCAACGGAAGAAGAGCTCGGGGAGCTGCTGTTCGACGTCGTCCGCGCCGCCCAGGCCCGGGGGCTGGACGCCGAACGCGCCCTGCGCACGGCCGTCCGCCGCTATCAGGCGCAGCGTCCGTAG
- a CDS encoding PadR family transcriptional regulator: MNSINNPQEDDQASFGHNDSIPQDFSSEASGGDGFAGRDASPESHGDFPGEEDRHHGHHHGSGPHFGPEFGPGRGFRTGFGPGFGPGRGFAPHCGPDDQGPDDEGPDDGGEGRRGDRPGRRGFDRGDEDPRHGRPGRRGDGRRGDGRRGGGFVPGFSPRAGGAIPLDDDEGFGHRRGFGPGPARGFGPGFGPGFGGGFGPGFRGGFGRGGRVRKGNVRSAILSLLSQDSYNGYGMIGAIATQTDGAWRPSPGSIYPALAALQAEGLIESAGKGKRTEFELTEAGRAYVAEHAEETAAVWADVSEEAGAGAELRQSIGKLMGAVHQIGQGGTEEQVKATTEALDTARRAIYKMLAD; encoded by the coding sequence ATGAACAGCATCAACAACCCACAAGAAGACGATCAAGCCAGCTTTGGTCACAACGACTCCATTCCCCAGGATTTCAGCAGCGAGGCGTCCGGAGGCGATGGATTCGCAGGCCGTGACGCCTCCCCGGAGAGTCACGGAGACTTCCCCGGCGAAGAGGACCGTCACCACGGCCACCACCACGGATCCGGACCACACTTCGGTCCAGAATTTGGTCCCGGCAGGGGCTTCCGCACTGGCTTCGGGCCCGGTTTCGGTCCGGGCAGGGGCTTTGCCCCCCACTGCGGCCCTGATGACCAGGGCCCGGATGACGAGGGCCCGGACGACGGCGGGGAAGGCCGCCGCGGCGATCGGCCCGGCCGGCGCGGCTTCGACCGCGGCGACGAGGACCCCCGCCATGGACGGCCCGGCAGGCGCGGCGACGGCAGGCGCGGCGACGGCAGGCGGGGCGGCGGCTTTGTGCCGGGCTTCAGCCCCCGCGCGGGCGGTGCCATTCCACTCGACGATGACGAGGGCTTTGGCCACCGCCGGGGGTTTGGCCCCGGACCAGCCCGCGGGTTTGGTCCCGGCTTCGGTCCTGGGTTCGGCGGAGGGTTCGGCCCCGGATTCCGGGGCGGCTTCGGCCGCGGCGGCCGGGTCCGCAAGGGCAACGTCCGCAGCGCCATCCTTTCGCTGCTCAGCCAGGACAGCTACAACGGCTACGGGATGATCGGAGCCATCGCCACCCAGACCGACGGAGCCTGGCGCCCCAGCCCCGGGTCAATCTACCCGGCACTGGCCGCGCTCCAGGCCGAGGGCCTCATTGAGTCGGCGGGCAAGGGCAAGCGGACCGAGTTTGAGCTGACGGAGGCCGGCCGCGCGTACGTCGCCGAACACGCCGAAGAGACGGCCGCCGTCTGGGCCGACGTCAGCGAGGAGGCGGGGGCCGGCGCCGAACTTCGCCAGAGCATCGGAAAGCTCATGGGCGCCGTCCACCAAATAGGCCAGGGCGGCACCGAGGAGCAGGTCAAGGCCACCACCGAGGCCCTCGACACCGCCCGACGCGCCATCTACAAGATGCTGGCCGACTAG
- the eno gene encoding phosphopyruvate hydratase codes for MALIEAIHAREILDSRGNPTVEVEVLLADGSVGRAGVPSGASTGAFEAVERRDGDKSRYQGKGVLQAVEAVLEAIAPELEGIDATEQRLIDSMMLELDGTPNKGKLGANAILGVSLAVASAAAVSADLPLYRYLGGPNAHVLPVPLMNILNGGSHADSDVDIQEFMVVPLGASTFSEGLRWGVEVYHNLKSVLQEKGLSTGLGDEGGFAPNLPSNRAALDLILEAIKRAGYEAGKDVALALDVASSEFFKDGTYQFEGKSLTAAEMSAYYEELVRDYPLVSIEDPLDEDDWEGWKTLTDAIGDKVQIVGDDLFVTNPERLARGIENKTANSLLVKVNQIGSLTETLDAVSMAQRAGYTTITSHRSGETEDTTIADIAVATNAGQIKTGAPARSERVAKYNQLLRIEEDLEDAARYAGRNAFPRFKA; via the coding sequence GTGGCACTTATCGAAGCCATTCACGCACGCGAAATTTTGGATTCCCGAGGCAACCCAACCGTTGAGGTCGAGGTTCTTCTGGCCGACGGGTCCGTGGGCCGCGCGGGCGTTCCTTCGGGCGCGTCCACGGGTGCCTTTGAGGCCGTTGAACGCCGCGACGGCGACAAGTCCCGCTACCAGGGCAAGGGCGTTTTACAGGCTGTCGAGGCGGTGCTGGAGGCCATCGCCCCCGAGCTGGAGGGCATCGACGCCACCGAGCAGCGCCTGATCGACTCCATGATGCTGGAACTGGACGGCACCCCGAACAAGGGCAAGCTCGGCGCGAACGCCATCCTCGGCGTTTCCCTCGCCGTGGCCAGCGCCGCCGCGGTGTCCGCGGACCTGCCGCTGTACCGCTACCTGGGCGGCCCCAACGCGCACGTCCTGCCGGTGCCGCTGATGAACATCCTCAACGGCGGCTCCCACGCCGATTCCGACGTCGACATCCAGGAATTCATGGTGGTTCCGCTGGGCGCCTCCACGTTCTCCGAGGGCCTGCGGTGGGGCGTGGAGGTCTACCACAACCTCAAGTCCGTGCTGCAGGAGAAGGGCCTTTCCACCGGCCTGGGCGACGAGGGCGGTTTCGCGCCGAACCTGCCGTCCAACCGCGCCGCGCTGGACCTGATCCTGGAAGCCATCAAGCGCGCAGGCTACGAGGCCGGCAAGGACGTGGCACTGGCCCTGGACGTTGCCTCCTCCGAGTTCTTCAAGGACGGCACGTACCAGTTCGAAGGCAAGTCGCTCACGGCCGCCGAGATGAGCGCCTACTACGAGGAACTGGTCCGCGACTACCCGCTGGTCTCCATCGAGGATCCCCTGGATGAGGACGACTGGGAGGGGTGGAAGACGCTGACCGACGCCATCGGCGACAAGGTGCAGATCGTCGGTGATGACTTGTTCGTCACGAACCCGGAGCGCCTGGCCCGCGGCATCGAGAACAAGACCGCCAACTCGCTGCTGGTGAAGGTTAACCAGATCGGCTCGCTGACCGAGACCCTGGACGCCGTGTCCATGGCCCAGCGCGCCGGCTACACCACCATCACCTCGCACCGCTCCGGCGAGACCGAGGACACCACCATCGCCGACATCGCCGTGGCCACCAACGCCGGCCAGATCAAGACCGGCGCGCCCGCACGCTCCGAGCGCGTGGCCAAGTACAACCAGCTGCTGCGCATCGAGGAAGACCTTGAGGATGCTGCCCGGTACGCCGGCCGCAACGCGTTCCCGCGCTTCAAGGCGTAA